ATGGAAAACGCCTACTATTCGGTCATCAGCCCCGAAGGCTGCGCCGGCATCCTCTGGAAAGACGCCGCCTACGCCAAGCAAGCCGCCCAGGCCCTGAAGCTGACCTCGCGCGACTTGCTCCGCCTGGGGGTGATCGACGACGTCATCGAAGAGCCAATCGGTGGCGCTCATCGCGACCATCATCAGATGGCTGGTCGGCTAAAAATGTATCTGGTTCGGACGCTGCGGGAATTACTGCAAAAGCCGACCGACCAGTTGATCGAGGACCGTTACGAAAAATACCGTCGGATCGGCATTTATCTGGAAGGGGGCGCCGAGGCCCCTGCCGGGGGCAACCCGCAACCGGCCTGAGCC
The window above is part of the Pirellulales bacterium genome. Proteins encoded here:
- a CDS encoding acetyl-CoA carboxylase carboxyl transferase subunit alpha; the encoded protein is MENAYYSVISPEGCAGILWKDAAYAKQAAQALKLTSRDLLRLGVIDDVIEEPIGGAHRDHHQMAGRLKMYLVRTLRELLQKPTDQLIEDRYEKYRRIGIYLEGGAEAPAGGNPQPA